The following coding sequences lie in one Nycticebus coucang isolate mNycCou1 chromosome 18, mNycCou1.pri, whole genome shotgun sequence genomic window:
- the LOC128571003 gene encoding neuroligin-1-like: MALARHSWPARVRPIGRARLPLHERGSPADVCVLGCLLQAGHVLSQKLDDVDPLVTTNFGKIRGKLNNEIWGPVIQFLGVPYAAPPTGEHRFQPPEPPSPWSEVRNATQFAPACPQNIIHRRLPEVMLPVWFTNNLDVVSLYVQDQSEDCLYLNIYVPTEDGEFIAEKNRKINLYFLYYFQL, from the coding sequence ATGGCCCTGGCCAGACACTCGTGGCCAGCCCGTGTGCGGCCGATAGGGAGGGCGCGCCTGCCCCTTCACGAGCGTGGGAGCCCCGCTGACGTCTGCGTGTTGGGGTGTTTGCTTCAGGCTGGCCACGTGCTGTCACAAAAACTAGATGACGTGGACCCACTGGTGACCACCAACTTCGGCAagataagaggaaaactcaataATGAAATTTGGGGGCCTGTGATTCAGTTTCTTGGGGTTCCGTATGCAGCCCCGCCAACAGGAGAACATcgtttccagcctccagaaccgccATCTCCCTGGTCCGAGGTCAGGAATGCCACTCAGTTCGCTCCCGCGTGTCCCCAGAACATCATCCACCGCAGACTGCCGGAAGTCATGCTCCCCGTGTGGTTCACCAATAACCTGGATGTGGTTTCGCTGTATGTCCAAGACCAGAGCGAAGACTGCCTCTACCTAAATATCTATGTCCCGACTGAGGATGGTGAGTTTAttgcagaaaaaaacaggaagataAATCTGTATTTCCTTTACTATTTTCAGCTCTGA